The window GGCCGTTAAACAGTCTTTCTCCGTACTTATTCATCAACACTACCTCCTAACACGTTCTGGAAATATACAAGGGCAGAATCCACTGCGTTTGTCACCGCACTTGTAGTGATTGTTGCCCCGCTGAGTGCGTCAATCTTATCATCGCCCTCTTCTCCACTTTTTGTATAGGAGAATTTTTCTACCTGCTTATCCTTAAACTGATTTTTAAATTCTGGTTCATCTGCTTTCATGCCTAATCCCGCTGTCTCATTGATAGAAAGCATATCAATCCCCTTTACGGTCCCGTCATTTAAGATCCCTACGGAGATCTGGATATCCCCAGCATATCCCTCATGGGAAGTGGCCGTAATAACATATCCGATCAGCTCGCCATTTTTATCCTCCGCCTGGGCCACCTCCGTGATATCTTCACCTGTATATCCGGCGCCTTGCAGCACTTCGGATGCTTTTGAGCCATCGAAATCCGTATAGCTTTCAAAAGATGCCGCATCTGGCAAAACCGTTCTGTATGCCTCCTGCTTAGTATTTTCTTTGGCCACTGCTATAGGGTTTTTCGTCACCTCATAAACCAACCCCAATAAAACTCCCGCAATTAAAGTGATTGCCGTAAGTATAAACGTGTTTTTTGCTATTTTATTCATTATTTCTCTCCTCCTTTACCAAATGGTTTTGGAAGAGTAACCTTCTCAATCAGTGGGACTAAAAGGTTACTGATGATAATCGCATAGGAAACCCCTTCTGCCGAACCCCCAAAGAGCCTGAAAAGTCCGGTCAGAAGTCCGAGGCAGATTCCATAAACAATCTGGCCGCTCTTTGTGATTGGCGATGTGACATAATCCGTTGCCATAAACCATGCGCCCAGCATCAGGCCGCCGCCGCACAAGTGTGCTGTTATAAAATAGGGGTCAAACCCATGGCCGCCAAAAATGGAGATGAAAATAACAAATGTCACAATATATGTACCTGGGATTCTTAAATCAATCACTCCCATCAGCAGCAGGAACATAGCGCCTATCATAATCGCAATCACTGATGTCTCCCCGATTGTACCACGGATATTTCCAAGCAGCATATCCATCGTATTTACGGCATTGCCCGCCCTCATTTCTGCCAGGGGGGTGGCTCCTGTCACGCCGTCATATACAAAATATGTCATGCGGCCTGTGAAGGAAATCAACAGAAAACATCTTGCTCCCAGCGCTGGGTTCATAAAATTCTGCCCCAGTCCGCCGAAAAGCTGCTTTACAACAATAATGGCAAACACAGAACCCAGCGCCCCCATCCACAAAGGCAGTGTGGGCGGCAGGTTCAGCGCAAGCAGAAGTCCCGTCACAACTGCGCTGAAATCCTTGATTGTGACGGTTTTATGCATCAGCCTCTCATATATGTACTCAGCCAGCACCGCAGAGGCAGTAGTAACAACTACCAATAGCCATGCATTCTCATGCCTGAAATTATAAATCCCAAAAATAGTGGCCGGAAGCAGTGCAATAGTTACCATCAGCATAATATTGCCGCTGGTTACTTTGTCCCGTATGTGCGGTGAGGATGATATGTTTAATTTCTCGTTCACTTTTAATTCACCTCTTTTGTTATTTTTTCTTTCTGTTTGCCAGGGCGATTTTCCTCATTGACCCTATGGACTGCTTGAGCGGCCTCTTTGCAGGACAGACATAGCTGCAGGAACCACATTCCACGCACTCCAGGCCGTTTTGTGCCGTAAAGGTCTCTTCGTCATGTCTTTCTGCATAATCCGCCAGCCTAGAAGGAATAATACGGCTGGGGCACACTTCCACACAGCGGCCGCAGTTTATACATGGGGTGGGTTTTGACTTTGCCACTATATCCTCCTTAAACGCAAGGATGGAGGAAGAGGTTTTCGTAACCGGCGCATCCAGGGCCACCATGGCAAACCCCATCATGGGACCGCCCGAAATCAACTTTTCAGGCTCTGTCTTAAAGCCTCCTGCAGCCTGAATAAGCTCCTGGTGGCTTGTGCCTAAAAGAACCCGGAAATTTCCAGGCTTTGCTACAGCATCCCCGCTGACAGTCACGACTCTTTCCATCAAAGGCTTTCCCTTGACCACCGCCTGGTCAATGCCTATCAGGGTTTCTACATTATCCACAATGCATCCTGCATCAGCCGGCAGCATGGCGGCGTGTATGGCGCGCCTGGTCACCGCATAGATCAGCTGACGCTCCGCACCCTGGGGATACTTCGTCTGAAGCGCTTTAACCTCCATGCGGGTTTCCCCTTTTACGGCCTCTTTAAGCTTTTCAATGCAATCCTTTTTATTATCCTCCACTGCAAAGATACCTTTGGCATTCTTGAACAAGGATAATACAACCCGCATTCCACTCACGAGTTCTTCCGTATTCTCCAGCATCCTGCGGTAGTCTGCAGTTATGTAAGGCTCACATTCCGCACAGTTTGCAATAATATACTCTATTTTATCTGGCTCTTTAGGAGAGAGTTTTACCTTTGTAGGGAACCCGGCGCCTCCCATACCTACGATGCCAGCCTCCCCGATTTTATTTATAATTTCCTCCTCTGTCATCTCCTCTAAAGGTTTGGCCGGTTCATACGCGACCTCCTGGTACTCCCCGTCATTTTCTACTACTATACATTCTACCTTGCTCCCCGAAGGGTTAAAATGCTTTTCCAAACCCTTTACAGTACCTGACACTGACGCATAAACAGGAGCTGACACAAAGCCTCCCGCCTCAGCAATCTTCTGGCCTTTTAACACATGGTCGCCCTTTTTTACCATAGGATTTGCAGGAGCGCCTATATGCTGCGAAAGAGGATACACCAGACTGCCTTCAGGCAGTATAGCAGTAATGGCCTGGTCTTTTGCCAGACTTTTTCCGTCATTGGGATGAATTCCGCCTTTAAAAGTCAAAAGCCCCATTCTCAATTACCTTCCTTTCTCTTTATGCAATACTAGAATATGTTTGATTATTACTTCCGCCAAAATAAGTGCCCCAGCCTGCCAGGCCTCTATACAGACAAGAAAAATGCCGGCAAACAGGACATATATGGCACATGTATCAGCCTCAAACATACTCTAATATTGTACTAAAAATTGTATGCAAAATCTAGTAAATATAAACATTTTCTTGCATATAAATCGGTACATCTTGTCGAATATTTAACACAGCCACGCCGTCCTTGGGACACTAAATTTCCGGTACGAGAAAAAGAGACACTGGAATATTATTCCTGTGCCTCAAAATTCTATAACAGAGAATCAAAAACCTCTCTTTAAAAACCTATTTAGTACGATTATTCTGTATCTGCCTGATCCTGTACTTCCGGCTCCAACGCTTTCATGCTCAGGCTGATCTTCTTGTCTGCCTCGTTCAGATCCACAATCTTAGCTGTAATCTCCTGGCCGATTGAGAGGACATCAGAAGGTTTCTCCACATGTGCTTTGGATATCTGGGATACATGGAGCAGTGCATCCACTCCAGGCGCAAGCTCTACAAAAGCGCCAAAGTCTGTCATACGTGCGACTCTTCCTGTTATAACATTGCCCACAGCAAAATCTTCTGCTGCATGTGCCCATGGGTTCGTCTCAGGGAATTTGAGGCTAAGAGCAACCTTTGTATCATTGATGTCCTTCACAAGTACTTTCAGGGAATCCCCTACCTGGAATACCTTCTTCGGGTTCTCAACCCTGCCCCAGGACATCTCAGATATATGCAGCAGTCCGTCTACGCCGCCAAGGTCTACAAAAGCGCCGAAATCTGTTACGTTTTTAACAGTGCCTTCAATTGTATCCCCAACCTGCAGTTTCGCAAATAACTCTTTCTGCCTTTCGGCCCTCTCCGCTACGAGGAGCTGCCTCCTGTCGCCGATCACACGGTTCCTTCTTGGGTTGAACTCACTGATTACAAACTCAATCTCCTGCCCTTCATATTTACTTAAATCCTTCTCATAGGAGTCTGACACAAGACTTGCCGGAATAAATACACGAGCCTCTTCAACTGTGGCACATAAGCCGCCCCCCAGAATCTGTGTGACAGTAGCCTTTAATACTTCTTTATTTTCAAAAGCTTCTCTGAGTCTTTCATTCCCTTTCTCTGCTGCGAGCCTCTTATATGTGAGCAGCACCTGGCCCTCTCCATCATTTACTTTCAGAACCTTCACAGTCATCGGATCGCCCACGGAAACAACAGTGGTCAAATCTACAGACTGGTCATTGGAATATTCACTTTTTGTAACAATTCCGTCTGCCTTATATCCAATATTCAGGATAATCTCATCCGGCTTCACATCAATAACAGTCCCCTCGACTACCTCTCCGTTATGAATAGTTTTGAATGACTCGTCTAACATTTGTTCAAAAGATAATTCTGACATTATTTTGAACCTCCTCAATTATATTGTTGGGCGTGGATGCCCCTGCTGTAATACCTACTGTTTCCACTGACCCTAATTGATTCAAATCCAAATCGTCAAGTGTCTGTATATAGTACGTATCCTTACATGCTTTCTGGCATATTTCAAATAACTTCTGGGTGTTGGAACTATGTTTGTCGCCAATCACTATCATAGCATCCACCTCTTCTGCAATGCTCTGTGCTTCAGTCTGACGCTCTTTTGTGGCACCACAGATTGTATTTAAAACACTTACATCATAACTCTTTTCAGAAATAATTTCAACTAATTCTTTAAATTTATTGTAATTAAATGTCGTCTGGGAGACAATACAGACAGCATCCTCCTTATTTAACGGAAGCCTTTTGGCATCTTCGGCGTCTTGGACTACTGCCGCCCGGTCAGCAGACCACCCCCTGATCCCCTCCACCTCGGGATGGCATGGATCGCCGATAATCACGATATGTTTCCCTGACTGGCTCTCTCTGCGGACAATATTGTGTATCTTTTTGACAAAAGGGCATGTGGCGTCAACAATTTCAAGTCCCCTGGCCTCCATTTTCTTATAAATGCGCTCTGGTACGCCATGAGACCGGATAATCACAGTCCCTCCTGCAAGGCTCTCTAACTCTTCCTCTGTTCTTAAGACCTGGACGCCCTGCTTTTCCATATCTTTCACAACCTCTTCATTATGGATGATGGGGCCATATGTGTAGATTTCCCTGCCCTGCTCTTTTCCACTGCCAAGCTGGCCGTACACAGTTTCTACCGCCCTCCTGACTCCAAAACAAAAACCAGCTGTCTTAGCCCTAACTACATGCATAATTTATACTCCTCATTTACAAAACTTGATAATTGCCTCCACAACCTCCTCAATGGCCATGTCTGAGCTGTCTATCAGATGTGCGTCCTCTGCCTGTTTAAGGGGGGCTATATCCCTGGTCATATCACGCATATCACGTGCCTCAATATCTTTCTCTATGGCCTCATAATTGCAGGACTCCCCTTTTTCTGACAGCTCTTCATAACGTCTCCTGGCCCTTGTGGCAATGCTTGCAGTGAGGTAAATTTTCACATCCGCATTGGGAAGGATATGTGTGCCAATATCCCTGCCATCCATAATTACATCCTCTGTCTGTGCCAGATTCCTCTGAAGCTCCAGCAGCGCTTCCCTTACACTGGGAATAGCCGAAGTGACTGAAGCCATATTTCCAACAGCCTCATCTCTGAGCCGGGAAGTCACATTCTCACCGTTTAAAAACACCTGCTGGCTCTCTCCCTCATACTTGATGCTGATATCCGCTTTTTTACAGGCATCCCCAATCCTTTCTATATCTTTGGGGTCAATGCCGCAGTCCAGGAAGTAAAGTGCCATGGCACGGTACATGGCACCTGTGTCCACATAAATATATCCCTTTTTCTTTGCAACCAGCTTTGCTATGGTACTCTTTCCGGCGCCTGCCGGCCCATCTATCGCAACATTATATCCCATTTCTATCTCCTTTTATCTGAATTTGAAAACTCTCTTATAATTCTCACTTTTTGACTTAGCCAACCCCAGCCGGCGGCTTTTTAACTATGGCCAGGGGTTAAAAAACAACGGACAATACCAACGCCTCCCCTAGAATTATAAATAAGCAGAGGCCGCTTACAATCCAATTATATTGTATGTCACTTAAAAACATCTTTGAATGCGTAAGGCAGTATTTTATCTTTTTACCCCCTGTAAGAAGCATAATCAAAAGCTGCAGTATGGGAAACAAAAATATTTGTATTCTTCCTGAATGGTCGTCCGCTATTCCACTGGCAGTAAAATGCATAGGAATTTGGGCGGGCAGAAAGAAAAATACTATCAATGTAAGTATCATCCCTGCCCCTGTAATAACCCATGAGAGTCTTCTGCTGTTTATAAACTCTTTGAATTTCATATGCTATACCTTCTTTCCAGAATTCTCTAAAATCCCCTTCATTTGTATTGGCAAGCTCCTCCCTAAACAATAGAATTGCCTGCCAAATATGCGGTGGACCATGCAATCTGTAAATTAAAACCTCCGGTGAGGGCATCCAAGTCCAGCACCTCCCCCGCAAAATAAAGTCCTTTCACAAGTTTTGACTCCATCGTGCCAGGATCTATCTGCCTGACATCAACGCCCCCTTTTGTAATAATCGCTTCTTGAAAGCCTCTCAGTCCAATGAGGGTCATATCAAATTTTTTTATGGCCCCAGCAAACTTAATCCGCTCTTTGCGGCTGACTTCATTCACTTTTTTATCCGGCGAGATTCCGCTGCGCTCAACCATAACCGGCCTAAGCTTTGCCGGAAACAGCCTGTCCACGGCATTTTTAAACTGCCGGTTTTTATTCTCCTCAAATTCTCTTAAAATCCTCTGGTCAAGCTGATCTAAGGACAGGGCCGGCTTTAAGTCTATGGACAGAGTCAGCTCCCTCTCTTCCAGCAAGGGCCCCACCTGGCTGCTGGCACTGAGAATCACAGGACCGCTTACTCCATAATGTGTAAACAACATTTCACCAAATTCTTCATATATCTTTTTATTGCCATCGTAAATACATACATTTGTATTTTTGAGGGACAACCCCTGCAGCTCCTTGACAAACTTCTCTTTCACTTCCATAGGCACCAGAGACGGGCGAAGCTCTGTCACATGGTGGCCGCACGACTGGGCAAAACGGTAGCCATCCCCAGTGGAGCCTGTGGAAGGATAAGAGATGCCTCCTGTGGCCACAATACATGCCTGGGCCTTAATCCTTCTCCCGTCTTTCAGCCGGATACAGCAAAACTCCCCATCCTTTGCCTCAACTGAAACGGCCTCCATATGTAAATGTACCTCCACATGCAGCCTTTTCAGTTCAGCTTTCATAGCAGAAATAATATCCGAGGAGTGATCCGAGGCCGGAAACACCCTGTTCCCTCTTTCTATTTTTGTTTTAACCCCCAGCTCTTCAAAAAAAGCAATTGCCTGCTCATTTGTGAAACTGTAAAAGCCGCTGTACAAAAACTTAGGATTGCTTGCAACAGCTAGGAACAAAGTATCCATATCCCCTGCATTTGTCAGGTTGCATCGCCCCTTCCCGGTAATAAACAGCTTTTTTCCTAGTTTTTCGTTCTTTTCATATATGTGCACCTCGTGGCCCTTTCTGGCTGCAAAAATCCCGGCCATCATCCCTGCGGCGCCGCCGCCTATTATGGCTACTTTACTCATCACTAACTCCTTCTGCCTTTCCTGATGTTATGGGCATTGCCTCACTTACATGATTCAGTTCGTCCCCACTGTATACTTGGTACTCCCCCCAAATTTCCTCCAAAGTCTCAAGAGTCCTTATGACTTCTTTCTGCTTCTTCATACAGAGGGCCACAACCAGTGCATTCACCACGCTAAGCGGGGCCACAAGAGAATCTACAATCGAGGCCATATCGCTTCTGGCAATCAGGTTACAGGAGGAATACAGATTCATAGGGGAATGCACGCTGTCTGTCAGAGTAATTACTTTTGCCTTTCTGTTGCTGGCAAACTCCAGAGCTTTCAAAGTACGCATGGAATATCTGGGAAAGCTGATCCCGATGATCACATCTTCTGCATTAATGCGGATCAATTGTTCAAATATCTCACTGGAGCTATTTGTATTTACAGCTGTCACATTCTCACATATTAGATTCAGGTAAAATGTGAGGAAAGAAGCAAGGGGCGCACAGCTTCTGATTCCGATCACATATATTTTCCGGGCATTCAAAATTGTATCTATAGCGAGCTCAAAGGCCTTTTGGTCAATGCTTCCCAAGGTCAGTTTAATCTTCTCAATATCGGACTGCAGCACAGTGGCCAGTATTTCAGACTGGCTGATCCTCCCATAGGTCACCTCCATCCTCTGGATAGAATTCAGCCTGTTTCTGACCAGCTCCTCCAGTGCTTTCTGAAAGCCAGGATACCCTGTATACCCGAGCTGAGTGGCAAACCGGACGACGGTAGATTCACTGACCCCCACTGTTTCCCCCAGCCTGGCTGCTGTCAGGAATACAGCCTTGTCGTAGTTCGCACATACATAGTCAGCAAGCCTTTTCTGTCCCTTGCTGAGTTTTTTATATTTTTCTTCAATTCTCAACAGCAGCTCATTGGTGCCGTTCTCACTTACGTTCAATTTATTTTCACCCACAGTAGCTCCTCTTCTTAGAGTATCATTTATGATAAGATCTGCCCGTTTGCTGATTTAACATTCTGATTATACAATACGGGCATTTTCTTTGCAAGGATGTTCTAACTTGCCCCAAAGGGCACCCCATAATTCATGTCCTTAGGACGGGTGGGCTTTGTCCATTAAGGTATTGATTTTGACTTCAGGCTGAAACAGTTGTGGAGAGACACCGCTTAATAGTCCGACAGACCCAACAACATATCAAACCCAAGGGCGGAAGATCCTTCTGTATCCTCCTGGCCATCTTCATCCGCAAACATTTCTATCCCTGAAAATGTAGCTCTTGCGGTATCGAACACTTCTTTTAATGCCAAATAACAATCTACCACGTCTGGCCGCGTCATATTTGCATAAAATACTACATAGGTATTGGTCATCTGGAAAATATCACTCTTTTCTTCTTCTGGCAATTTTAACGTATCTGCTGCAGACACTATACGTTCTAATCTAACTAAATCCTCTCGAAATATTTTAGTCAATAGCTCAATATGTGCTTTAGGAGTCCTGGAGATATCCAAAATTGCCTTAGCTCTTTTGCTTTTCCCCGAGGCATGCTTAGGAAATGCTGCTTCATCATAAGAAATACGTTTCTGCCTCCTATCGAAAGGAGTCTTTTTAACTTCTCCACCATCTTTCGTCAATCCAAACCAATCTTCATAGGCATTACTTATATCCTCTGGCCTTGTTATAATTGGAGTGTCAAATGGGTCAAAACAATTGCCTGCACTTTCAAAATCTACTTCTCCGCCCCTTTTGAGTCCTGCTTGTGCAAGCAGGCCCGGCTCATATTGTTCTGAATAATTCTGCAAAGCAAGGATTTCAGAGATTTTAGGCTTACTCCCTTCATGGGC of the Luxibacter massiliensis genome contains:
- a CDS encoding DUF1648 domain-containing protein, yielding MKFKEFINSRRLSWVITGAGMILTLIVFFFLPAQIPMHFTASGIADDHSGRIQIFLFPILQLLIMLLTGGKKIKYCLTHSKMFLSDIQYNWIVSGLCLFIILGEALVLSVVF
- a CDS encoding BaiN/RdsA family NAD(P)/FAD-dependent oxidoreductase, whose amino-acid sequence is MSKVAIIGGGAAGMMAGIFAARKGHEVHIYEKNEKLGKKLFITGKGRCNLTNAGDMDTLFLAVASNPKFLYSGFYSFTNEQAIAFFEELGVKTKIERGNRVFPASDHSSDIISAMKAELKRLHVEVHLHMEAVSVEAKDGEFCCIRLKDGRRIKAQACIVATGGISYPSTGSTGDGYRFAQSCGHHVTELRPSLVPMEVKEKFVKELQGLSLKNTNVCIYDGNKKIYEEFGEMLFTHYGVSGPVILSASSQVGPLLEERELTLSIDLKPALSLDQLDQRILREFEENKNRQFKNAVDRLFPAKLRPVMVERSGISPDKKVNEVSRKERIKFAGAIKKFDMTLIGLRGFQEAIITKGGVDVRQIDPGTMESKLVKGLYFAGEVLDLDALTGGFNLQIAWSTAYLAGNSIV
- the ispH gene encoding 4-hydroxy-3-methylbut-2-enyl diphosphate reductase; protein product: MHVVRAKTAGFCFGVRRAVETVYGQLGSGKEQGREIYTYGPIIHNEEVVKDMEKQGVQVLRTEEELESLAGGTVIIRSHGVPERIYKKMEARGLEIVDATCPFVKKIHNIVRRESQSGKHIVIIGDPCHPEVEGIRGWSADRAAVVQDAEDAKRLPLNKEDAVCIVSQTTFNYNKFKELVEIISEKSYDVSVLNTICGATKERQTEAQSIAEEVDAMIVIGDKHSSNTQKLFEICQKACKDTYYIQTLDDLDLNQLGSVETVGITAGASTPNNIIEEVQNNVRIIF
- the rsxC gene encoding electron transport complex subunit RsxC, with translation MGLLTFKGGIHPNDGKSLAKDQAITAILPEGSLVYPLSQHIGAPANPMVKKGDHVLKGQKIAEAGGFVSAPVYASVSGTVKGLEKHFNPSGSKVECIVVENDGEYQEVAYEPAKPLEEMTEEEIINKIGEAGIVGMGGAGFPTKVKLSPKEPDKIEYIIANCAECEPYITADYRRMLENTEELVSGMRVVLSLFKNAKGIFAVEDNKKDCIEKLKEAVKGETRMEVKALQTKYPQGAERQLIYAVTRRAIHAAMLPADAGCIVDNVETLIGIDQAVVKGKPLMERVVTVSGDAVAKPGNFRVLLGTSHQELIQAAGGFKTEPEKLISGGPMMGFAMVALDAPVTKTSSSILAFKEDIVAKSKPTPCINCGRCVEVCPSRIIPSRLADYAERHDEETFTAQNGLECVECGSCSYVCPAKRPLKQSIGSMRKIALANRKKK
- a CDS encoding MurR/RpiR family transcriptional regulator, whose translation is MGENKLNVSENGTNELLLRIEEKYKKLSKGQKRLADYVCANYDKAVFLTAARLGETVGVSESTVVRFATQLGYTGYPGFQKALEELVRNRLNSIQRMEVTYGRISQSEILATVLQSDIEKIKLTLGSIDQKAFELAIDTILNARKIYVIGIRSCAPLASFLTFYLNLICENVTAVNTNSSSEIFEQLIRINAEDVIIGISFPRYSMRTLKALEFASNRKAKVITLTDSVHSPMNLYSSCNLIARSDMASIVDSLVAPLSVVNALVVALCMKKQKEVIRTLETLEEIWGEYQVYSGDELNHVSEAMPITSGKAEGVSDE
- the rpsA gene encoding 30S ribosomal protein S1, giving the protein MSELSFEQMLDESFKTIHNGEVVEGTVIDVKPDEIILNIGYKADGIVTKSEYSNDQSVDLTTVVSVGDPMTVKVLKVNDGEGQVLLTYKRLAAEKGNERLREAFENKEVLKATVTQILGGGLCATVEEARVFIPASLVSDSYEKDLSKYEGQEIEFVISEFNPRRNRVIGDRRQLLVAERAERQKELFAKLQVGDTIEGTVKNVTDFGAFVDLGGVDGLLHISEMSWGRVENPKKVFQVGDSLKVLVKDINDTKVALSLKFPETNPWAHAAEDFAVGNVITGRVARMTDFGAFVELAPGVDALLHVSQISKAHVEKPSDVLSIGQEITAKIVDLNEADKKISLSMKALEPEVQDQADTE
- a CDS encoding RnfABCDGE type electron transport complex subunit G, with translation MNKIAKNTFILTAITLIAGVLLGLVYEVTKNPIAVAKENTKQEAYRTVLPDAASFESYTDFDGSKASEVLQGAGYTGEDITEVAQAEDKNGELIGYVITATSHEGYAGDIQISVGILNDGTVKGIDMLSINETAGLGMKADEPEFKNQFKDKQVEKFSYTKSGEEGDDKIDALSGATITTSAVTNAVDSALVYFQNVLGGSVDE
- a CDS encoding RnfABCDGE type electron transport complex subunit D; its protein translation is MNEKLNISSSPHIRDKVTSGNIMLMVTIALLPATIFGIYNFRHENAWLLVVVTTASAVLAEYIYERLMHKTVTIKDFSAVVTGLLLALNLPPTLPLWMGALGSVFAIIVVKQLFGGLGQNFMNPALGARCFLLISFTGRMTYFVYDGVTGATPLAEMRAGNAVNTMDMLLGNIRGTIGETSVIAIMIGAMFLLLMGVIDLRIPGTYIVTFVIFISIFGGHGFDPYFITAHLCGGGLMLGAWFMATDYVTSPITKSGQIVYGICLGLLTGLFRLFGGSAEGVSYAIIISNLLVPLIEKVTLPKPFGKGGEK
- the cmk gene encoding (d)CMP kinase, coding for MGYNVAIDGPAGAGKSTIAKLVAKKKGYIYVDTGAMYRAMALYFLDCGIDPKDIERIGDACKKADISIKYEGESQQVFLNGENVTSRLRDEAVGNMASVTSAIPSVREALLELQRNLAQTEDVIMDGRDIGTHILPNADVKIYLTASIATRARRRYEELSEKGESCNYEAIEKDIEARDMRDMTRDIAPLKQAEDAHLIDSSDMAIEEVVEAIIKFCK